The following are encoded together in the Gammaproteobacteria bacterium genome:
- a CDS encoding 50S ribosomal protein L15 gives MRLNTLAPAGGAKQIRKRVGRGVGSGLGKTCGRGHKGQHSRAGGFHKVGFEGGQMPLQRRLPKVGFRSRKSLYAAEVRLHELAKLGDDIIDMLTLKAAGLVPLQAQRVKIMLSGGLDKAVVVRGIAVSKGARAAIEAAGGKVE, from the coding sequence ATGCGGTTGAACACCCTGGCGCCCGCTGGCGGCGCCAAGCAAATACGTAAGCGCGTGGGCCGGGGCGTGGGCTCGGGTCTTGGAAAAACCTGCGGCCGTGGCCATAAGGGGCAGCATTCCCGCGCCGGCGGTTTCCACAAGGTGGGTTTCGAGGGCGGGCAGATGCCTTTGCAGCGGCGCCTTCCGAAGGTGGGGTTCCGCTCGCGCAAGTCCCTGTATGCTGCTGAGGTGCGGTTGCACGAGCTGGCCAAGCTTGGCGACGACATTATCGATATGTTGACACTGAAGGCCGCCGGACTTGTCCCGCTTCAGGCCCAGCGGGTCAAAATCATGCTGTCGGGCGGGCTGGACAAGGCAGTGGTGGTGCGGGGCATTGCGGTAAGCAAGGGCGCGCGTGCGGCGATCGAGGCCGCCGGCGGCAAGGTCGAGTAA
- a CDS encoding 50S ribosomal protein L30 — translation MAKQKKLRVTLMKSRFGRTADHQACVTGLGLRKRHHSVVVEDTPAIRGMVNKVSYLLKVEEL, via the coding sequence ATGGCCAAGCAGAAAAAGTTGCGGGTGACGCTGATGAAAAGCCGCTTCGGCCGTACCGCGGATCACCAGGCCTGTGTCACCGGCCTGGGTTTGCGCAAGCGCCACCACAGTGTGGTGGTGGAAGACACCCCAGCCATCCGGGGGATGGTCAACAAGGTGTCTTACTTGCTGAAAGTCGAGGAGCTGTGA
- a CDS encoding 30S ribosomal protein S5, with protein MARFNAPSETDELQEKLVTVRRVAKVVKGGRIFGFSALTVVGDGKGRVGFGRGKAREVPAAIQKAMEDARRNMREVNLQGGTLQHPITARHGAAKVFMQPASDGTGIIAGGAMRAVFEVLGVRDVLAKCIGSSNPVNVVRATIRGLTEMADPETVAAKRGKSVSDIVG; from the coding sequence ATGGCGCGTTTTAATGCTCCTTCGGAAACTGACGAGCTGCAAGAGAAGCTGGTCACGGTCAGGCGGGTGGCCAAGGTCGTAAAGGGCGGCCGGATATTCGGCTTCTCCGCCTTGACCGTCGTCGGTGATGGCAAGGGCCGGGTGGGTTTTGGCCGGGGCAAGGCGCGGGAAGTGCCGGCTGCGATCCAAAAAGCCATGGAGGATGCCCGGCGCAATATGCGCGAGGTCAATCTGCAGGGCGGTACCTTGCAGCATCCGATCACTGCGCGGCATGGCGCCGCAAAGGTGTTTATGCAGCCCGCTTCCGACGGTACCGGGATTATCGCCGGGGGCGCCATGCGTGCTGTTTTCGAAGTTCTGGGGGTGCGCGACGTGCTGGCAAAGTGCATCGGTTCCTCCAACCCGGTTAACGTGGTGCGTGCCACCATCCGGGGCCTGACGGAAATGGCGGACCCGGAAACGGTCGCCGCCAAGCGCGGTAAATCTGTGTCGGACATTGTGGGATAA
- a CDS encoding 50S ribosomal protein L18, which translates to MDKKSSRLRRARKARAKIRQLGVYRLCVHRSPRHIYAQVIAPTGSEVVACASTLDAGVKAALSGSGGNAAAAAVVGKVVAERAKAAGVSKVAFDRAGFRYHGRVKALADAARENGLEF; encoded by the coding sequence GTGGATAAGAAGTCAAGTCGTTTGCGCCGGGCGCGTAAGGCCAGGGCGAAGATCAGGCAGCTGGGGGTGTACCGCTTGTGCGTCCATCGCTCTCCCCGTCACATTTACGCGCAGGTTATCGCCCCGACGGGTTCGGAGGTTGTGGCTTGTGCCTCGACGCTGGATGCCGGGGTCAAAGCAGCACTCAGCGGCTCCGGCGGCAATGCGGCGGCGGCCGCCGTGGTCGGCAAGGTGGTGGCCGAGCGCGCGAAAGCGGCCGGTGTGAGCAAGGTGGCGTTTGATCGTGCCGGCTTTCGCTATCACGGTCGTGTCAAGGCCCTGGCCGATGCGGCCCGGGAAAACGGACTAGAGTTTTAA
- a CDS encoding 50S ribosomal protein L6: protein MSRVAKKPIAVPAGVAVMLEGSNLTVKGSKGQLSLRIHDEVEMVNDNNVITFSARNRSAAANALAGTMRALVSNMVLGVSNGFEKKLELVGVGYRAQAQGRVVNLSLGFSHPIEYALPEGVTAETPSQTEVVVKGIDKQKVGQVAAEIRAFRPPEPYKGKGVKYADEAIVRKEAKKK from the coding sequence ATGTCTAGAGTCGCGAAGAAACCCATTGCCGTTCCCGCGGGCGTCGCTGTGATGCTCGAGGGTTCAAATCTGACGGTTAAAGGCAGCAAAGGCCAGCTCAGTCTGCGTATCCATGACGAGGTGGAAATGGTCAACGACAATAACGTCATCACCTTTTCGGCACGCAACAGGTCTGCTGCCGCCAATGCCCTGGCGGGTACCATGCGGGCGCTGGTAAGCAATATGGTGCTTGGCGTGAGTAACGGCTTTGAGAAGAAGCTGGAACTGGTGGGCGTCGGCTACCGGGCTCAGGCGCAAGGCAGGGTCGTGAATCTGTCACTGGGTTTTTCCCACCCCATCGAGTACGCCTTGCCGGAAGGGGTTACTGCAGAGACCCCCAGCCAGACGGAAGTCGTGGTGAAGGGCATCGACAAGCAGAAAGTCGGGCAGGTTGCCGCGGAGATTCGGGCTTTCCGTCCGCCGGAGCCTTATAAGGGCAAAGGTGTGAAGTATGCGGATGAAGCCATCGTCCGCAAGGAAGCCAAAAAGAAATAG
- a CDS encoding 30S ribosomal protein S8: MSMNDPVADMLTRIRNAQAAEKAEAAMASSKLKVAIARVLKDEGYIEDFSVTDQDGKPVLTVVLKYFQGRPVIASIQRASRPGLRLYRGKDELPKVQGGLGVAIVSTSKGVMTDRSARAAGHGGEILCYVA; the protein is encoded by the coding sequence ATGAGTATGAATGATCCAGTTGCGGACATGTTGACCCGCATCCGTAATGCGCAAGCTGCGGAGAAGGCCGAGGCCGCCATGGCGTCGTCCAAGTTGAAGGTGGCCATCGCCCGGGTGTTGAAGGACGAAGGGTACATCGAAGACTTTTCGGTGACGGATCAGGACGGCAAGCCGGTGCTGACGGTCGTTTTGAAATACTTTCAGGGCCGGCCGGTCATTGCCAGTATCCAGCGCGCCAGCCGGCCCGGTTTGCGGCTCTATAGAGGCAAGGATGAACTGCCGAAGGTGCAGGGGGGCTTGGGGGTTGCCATTGTCTCGACCTCAAAAGGGGTGATGACCGATCGTTCTGCCCGTGCCGCCGGGCATGGCGGTGAGATCCTGTGTTACGTCGCTTAA
- a CDS encoding 30S ribosomal protein S14 translates to MAKVAMIERERKRVRTVQRYAAKRAELKKQLKKPDLSHEERDELQRRFQSLPRDASPCRLRRRCRLSGRPHGVYRRFGLGRNKLREAAMRGDVPGLVKSSW, encoded by the coding sequence ATGGCGAAAGTTGCAATGATAGAAAGGGAGCGCAAGCGCGTACGCACGGTACAGCGCTATGCGGCGAAAAGGGCGGAGTTGAAAAAGCAGCTCAAAAAACCGGATCTGAGTCATGAGGAACGGGATGAGTTGCAGCGCAGATTCCAGTCGTTGCCACGCGACGCCAGCCCCTGCCGCTTGCGACGCCGCTGCCGGTTGAGCGGACGCCCCCACGGTGTCTACCGTCGGTTTGGTTTGGGCCGGAACAAGTTGCGTGAAGCGGCGATGCGGGGTGACGTGCCCGGCTTGGTGAAATCGAGCTGGTGA
- a CDS encoding 50S ribosomal protein L5, producing the protein MVRLQEHYRDTVVPGLVKQFGYQSVMQVPRITKVTLNMGLGEAVGDKKVIEAAMGDMEKIAGQKPVVTRARKSVAGFKIREEWPIGCKVTLRRERMYEFLDRLITVAIPRIRDFRGLNGKSFDGRGNYSMGVREQIIFPEIDYDKIDALRGMDITITTSATTDEEARALLMAFSFPLKS; encoded by the coding sequence ATGGTCCGTTTACAAGAACATTATCGCGACACTGTCGTGCCCGGGCTGGTCAAGCAGTTCGGCTATCAGTCGGTTATGCAGGTGCCGCGTATCACCAAGGTGACACTCAACATGGGGCTCGGCGAAGCCGTGGGTGACAAAAAGGTGATCGAAGCCGCCATGGGTGACATGGAAAAAATCGCCGGCCAGAAGCCCGTTGTGACGCGGGCGCGCAAATCCGTCGCCGGTTTCAAGATTCGGGAAGAGTGGCCCATCGGGTGCAAGGTGACTTTGCGGCGGGAGCGCATGTATGAGTTTCTTGACCGCCTGATTACCGTCGCCATTCCGCGGATTCGCGATTTCCGCGGGCTGAACGGCAAATCCTTCGATGGCCGCGGGAATTACAGCATGGGCGTGCGGGAGCAGATCATCTTTCCGGAAATCGATTACGATAAAATCGACGCGCTGCGGGGGATGGACATCACGATCACCACCAGTGCCACTACCGATGAGGAAGCACGGGCGCTGCTGATGGCATTCAGCTTCCCGCTCAAGAGCTAG
- a CDS encoding 50S ribosomal protein L24 — translation MRKIRKGDDVIVLAGKDKGKRGAVLSVKADDRVVVQNVNVVKRHTKPNPGRGVAGGIIEKEMPIHVSNVAIFNPASGKGERVGVKVLEDGRKVRYFKSNGEVLDV, via the coding sequence ATGCGTAAAATCAGAAAAGGCGACGACGTCATTGTTTTGGCCGGGAAAGACAAAGGCAAGCGGGGAGCGGTGTTGAGTGTGAAGGCCGATGATCGCGTGGTGGTGCAAAACGTGAATGTTGTGAAGCGTCACACCAAACCCAACCCCGGGCGGGGTGTGGCAGGCGGTATTATTGAGAAAGAAATGCCCATTCATGTGTCCAATGTGGCGATTTTCAACCCTGCCTCCGGTAAAGGAGAGCGGGTGGGGGTCAAAGTGCTGGAAGATGGCCGCAAGGTGCGCTATTTCAAGTCAAACGGCGAAGTACTGGACGTTTAA
- a CDS encoding 50S ribosomal protein L14: MIQMQTQLDAADNSGARRLMCIKVLGGSKRRYAHIGDVIKVSVKEAIPRGKVKKGEVYNAVVVRTRKGVRRPDGSLIRFDGNAAVLLNNQLQPIGTRIFGPVTRELRTEKFMKIVSLAPEVL; this comes from the coding sequence ATGATTCAGATGCAAACGCAGCTCGATGCGGCGGACAACAGCGGCGCGCGGCGCTTGATGTGCATCAAGGTGCTGGGTGGATCGAAGCGTCGCTACGCACATATTGGTGATGTCATCAAAGTGAGCGTCAAGGAGGCCATTCCCCGCGGCAAGGTAAAAAAAGGCGAGGTCTACAACGCCGTGGTGGTGCGGACCCGCAAGGGGGTACGCCGGCCCGACGGCTCCCTGATCCGCTTTGACGGCAACGCGGCAGTTCTGTTGAACAATCAGCTGCAGCCCATCGGCACCCGGATTTTTGGTCCGGTGACGCGCGAGCTGCGGACAGAAAAATTCATGAAAATCGTGTCTCTGGCGCCGGAAGTCCTCTGA
- a CDS encoding 30S ribosomal protein S17 gives MAEESKVVRAVTGQVVSDKMDKTITVLVERKVPHPLYRKYVRRSTKLHAHDENNDGRTGDVVVIEQCRPLSKSKCWRLVKVVERAR, from the coding sequence ATGGCAGAGGAAAGCAAAGTAGTCCGGGCGGTCACTGGCCAGGTGGTGAGCGACAAGATGGACAAGACCATTACCGTTTTGGTGGAGCGCAAAGTGCCGCATCCCTTGTATCGAAAATACGTGCGCCGCTCGACCAAGCTCCATGCCCACGACGAAAACAACGACGGGCGCACAGGTGATGTGGTGGTGATTGAGCAGTGCCGGCCATTGTCGAAAAGCAAGTGCTGGCGCCTGGTCAAAGTGGTGGAGCGGGCGCGCTAG
- a CDS encoding 50S ribosomal protein L29, with the protein MKASELREKNIDELEEELLALSKEQFSLRMQSATGQLGQNHLLRNVRRNIARVKTVLSEKKAG; encoded by the coding sequence ATGAAGGCGAGCGAACTGCGGGAGAAAAACATCGACGAGTTGGAAGAGGAATTGCTCGCTTTGTCGAAAGAGCAATTCAGTTTGCGCATGCAGTCCGCCACCGGCCAATTGGGGCAGAATCACTTGTTGCGCAATGTGCGACGCAACATCGCGCGCGTGAAGACGGTCCTGAGCGAGAAGAAAGCAGGTTGA
- a CDS encoding 50S ribosomal protein L16, with protein MLQPKRTKFRKQHKGRNRGLAHCSNKVSFGEFGLKAVSRGRITARQIEAARRAMTRHIRRGGKIWIRIFPDKPISKKPLEVRMGSGKGNVEYWVAEIQPGRMLYEMEGVAEEVAREAFRLAAAKLPVRTTFITRTVM; from the coding sequence ATGTTACAACCCAAACGAACGAAATTTCGCAAGCAGCACAAGGGCCGCAACCGCGGTTTGGCGCATTGTTCAAACAAGGTGAGCTTCGGTGAGTTTGGTCTCAAGGCAGTCAGTCGTGGCCGGATCACCGCCAGGCAGATTGAGGCGGCCCGCCGGGCGATGACCCGCCATATCCGCCGCGGAGGCAAGATCTGGATTCGCATTTTCCCGGACAAACCAATAAGCAAAAAGCCCCTGGAAGTGCGCATGGGCAGCGGCAAGGGTAATGTGGAGTACTGGGTCGCCGAGATCCAGCCCGGGCGCATGCTGTATGAGATGGAGGGTGTTGCCGAAGAAGTGGCGCGTGAGGCGTTTCGTCTGGCGGCGGCCAAGCTTCCGGTCCGGACCACTTTTATTACGCGGACGGTGATGTAA
- a CDS encoding 30S ribosomal protein S3 has product MGQKVHPTGIRLGIVKDWTSTWYADSKQYADYLFTDLQVRGFLKKRLSHASVSRIQIERPAKTARITIHSARPGIVIGKKGEDIDALRREVQGMMGIPVHINVEEIRKPELDAQLVAESVAQQLERRIMFRRAMKRSVMNTMRLGALGIKINVAGRLGGAEIARSEWAREGRVPLHTLRADIDYGFAEAHTPSGVIGVKVWIFKGEVFDRGAGAAAAPQEKSA; this is encoded by the coding sequence ATGGGGCAGAAAGTACATCCCACCGGGATACGACTGGGGATTGTCAAAGACTGGACTTCCACTTGGTACGCGGATTCCAAACAGTACGCCGATTACCTGTTCACCGACTTACAGGTGCGCGGTTTCCTGAAAAAACGCCTGTCTCACGCCTCGGTCAGCCGCATCCAGATTGAGCGGCCGGCCAAAACCGCGCGCATCACCATTCACAGCGCGCGGCCCGGCATCGTCATTGGCAAGAAGGGCGAGGACATTGACGCCCTGCGCCGGGAAGTGCAGGGCATGATGGGTATTCCCGTGCACATCAACGTCGAGGAAATACGCAAGCCGGAGCTGGATGCACAGCTGGTGGCGGAGAGTGTGGCGCAGCAGTTGGAGCGTCGCATCATGTTCCGCCGGGCGATGAAGCGCTCAGTGATGAATACCATGCGTCTGGGCGCCTTGGGCATCAAGATCAACGTTGCCGGACGCCTGGGCGGCGCTGAGATCGCCCGCAGCGAATGGGCGCGCGAAGGCCGGGTCCCCTTGCATACCCTGCGGGCAGACATAGACTACGGCTTTGCCGAGGCCCATACCCCTTCCGGCGTGATTGGTGTGAAGGTGTGGATCTTCAAGGGCGAAGTGTTTGACCGGGGCGCCGGCGCGGCGGCGGCCCCCCAAGAGAAAAGCGCCTGA
- a CDS encoding 50S ribosomal protein L22, whose protein sequence is MEVAATLKYARISAQKMRLVADQIRGMPVDRALNTLTFSRKKAAHTVRKVLESAIANAEHNEGADVDELKVARIYVDEGPTYKRIRARAKGRVNRIFKRTSHVTVVVGEK, encoded by the coding sequence ATGGAAGTAGCCGCAACGCTTAAATACGCCCGTATCTCAGCGCAGAAGATGCGCCTGGTGGCCGATCAAATACGCGGTATGCCGGTCGACCGGGCGCTGAATACGCTGACCTTCAGCCGCAAAAAGGCTGCCCACACGGTTCGCAAAGTGCTCGAATCGGCAATTGCCAATGCCGAGCACAATGAGGGGGCCGACGTGGATGAACTCAAGGTGGCCAGGATCTACGTGGACGAGGGCCCGACCTACAAACGAATCAGGGCGCGTGCCAAGGGCCGGGTCAACCGCATCTTCAAACGCACCAGCCACGTGACCGTGGTGGTCGGCGAAAAGTAA
- a CDS encoding 30S ribosomal protein S19: MPRSVKKGPFVDLHLAKKVEEASASGSRKPIKTWSRRSTILPEMVGLTIAVHNGRQHVPILVSENMVGHKLGEFAATRTFRGHAGSKKTK; the protein is encoded by the coding sequence GTGCCACGTTCAGTAAAAAAAGGTCCTTTCGTCGATCTTCACCTTGCAAAGAAAGTGGAAGAGGCGAGCGCGTCCGGAAGCCGCAAGCCGATCAAGACCTGGTCACGCCGCTCCACCATTTTGCCGGAGATGGTGGGGCTGACCATCGCCGTGCACAACGGTCGCCAGCATGTGCCCATCCTGGTGTCGGAAAACATGGTGGGGCATAAACTGGGTGAGTTTGCCGCCACGCGTACCTTCCGGGGTCATGCCGGCAGCAAAAAGACGAAGTGA
- a CDS encoding 50S ribosomal protein L2: MAVVKAKPTSPGRRFVVKVVEPALHKGEPHQPLLEKRSRKGGRNNTGRITTRHRGGGHKQRYRVIDFKRDKDGIPATVERLEYDPNRSAHIALVLYADGERRYMIAPKGVAAGAELLSGMNAPIRPGNALPLRGIPVGTVVHCIEMKPGKGAQIARSAGAAVQLVAKEGAYATVRLRSGEMRKIHVDCRATVGEAGNSQHSLRSLGKAGAARWRGRRPTVRGVAMNPVDHPHGGGEGRTSGGRHPVSPWGMPTKGHKTRRNKRTDKMIVRRRTK; encoded by the coding sequence ATGGCAGTTGTAAAAGCAAAACCAACGTCACCGGGGCGGCGCTTCGTTGTCAAGGTGGTCGAGCCCGCCCTGCATAAAGGTGAGCCCCACCAGCCGCTGCTGGAGAAGCGCAGCCGCAAAGGCGGGCGTAACAACACCGGGCGGATTACCACCCGTCATCGCGGGGGTGGCCACAAGCAGCGTTATCGGGTGATTGACTTCAAGCGCGACAAAGACGGCATCCCTGCTACGGTGGAACGTCTGGAATACGACCCCAACCGCAGCGCGCACATTGCCTTGGTGCTGTACGCTGACGGTGAGCGCCGTTACATGATCGCACCCAAAGGGGTGGCGGCCGGGGCCGAGTTGCTCTCAGGGATGAACGCCCCCATCCGGCCCGGCAACGCCTTGCCATTGCGCGGCATTCCCGTGGGTACCGTCGTGCACTGCATAGAAATGAAGCCCGGTAAAGGCGCCCAGATTGCCCGGAGCGCCGGGGCGGCGGTTCAGCTGGTGGCCAAGGAAGGGGCTTATGCCACCGTGCGGCTGCGCTCGGGCGAAATGCGCAAAATACACGTTGACTGCCGGGCCACTGTCGGCGAGGCGGGCAACTCGCAGCACAGTTTGCGCTCCCTGGGCAAAGCGGGTGCCGCGCGCTGGCGGGGCCGGCGTCCCACGGTGCGCGGCGTGGCCATGAATCCGGTTGATCACCCCCACGGCGGGGGCGAGGGCCGCACCTCCGGGGGGCGCCATCCGGTGAGCCCCTGGGGGATGCCGACCAAGGGGCATAAAACGCGCCGCAACAAGCGCACCGACAAGATGATCGTGCGCCGGCGGACCAAGTAA
- a CDS encoding 50S ribosomal protein L23: protein MNKVRLSNILLAPHVSEKATIAADVHKQFVFRVVPDATKPEIRRAVEQMFDVEVAQVRVCNIKGKRKRFGQVNGRRKTVRKAYVTLKEGFDIEFAGAAA, encoded by the coding sequence ATGAACAAGGTCCGTCTCAGCAACATCCTGTTGGCACCGCATGTGTCGGAGAAAGCCACCATCGCGGCGGATGTGCACAAGCAGTTCGTCTTTCGTGTGGTGCCGGACGCCACCAAGCCGGAAATCCGTCGCGCTGTCGAGCAGATGTTCGACGTGGAAGTGGCGCAGGTCCGGGTGTGCAACATCAAGGGCAAGCGCAAGCGTTTCGGTCAGGTCAACGGTCGCCGCAAAACGGTGCGCAAGGCGTATGTCACCCTCAAAGAAGGGTTTGATATCGAGTTCGCCGGCGCGGCGGCGTAA
- a CDS encoding 50S ribosomal protein L4, with amino-acid sequence MDLNVYDSAGGEAGQVTVPEAVFAAPFKDALVHQVVVAYLAAGRAGTRAQKTRSQVRGGGSKPWRQKGTGRARAGTIRSPLWRGGGKSFAAVPQDHAQKVNKKMYRGAMRAIVAELVRQERLLVVDALTVAEPKTRALVAVLEELGVASDKVLLVDVEPSEALYLSARNLPAVEVLAAAEIDPVSLVGFDKTVVSKSAVEQIGEALS; translated from the coding sequence ATGGATTTGAATGTTTATGACAGCGCCGGCGGCGAGGCGGGCCAAGTGACTGTTCCCGAGGCCGTCTTTGCGGCCCCGTTCAAAGACGCTTTGGTGCACCAGGTGGTTGTGGCCTACCTGGCCGCGGGGCGCGCCGGCACGCGGGCACAGAAAACGCGCTCGCAAGTGCGCGGTGGCGGCAGCAAGCCCTGGCGTCAGAAGGGCACCGGCCGGGCCCGCGCAGGCACCATCCGCAGTCCCCTGTGGCGCGGTGGCGGCAAAAGCTTTGCCGCCGTTCCCCAAGACCACGCGCAAAAGGTGAACAAAAAAATGTACCGCGGCGCCATGCGCGCCATTGTGGCGGAACTGGTGCGGCAAGAGCGCTTGCTGGTGGTGGACGCCCTCACCGTGGCGGAACCGAAAACGCGCGCTCTGGTGGCTGTCCTGGAGGAGCTGGGCGTGGCATCGGACAAAGTGCTGCTGGTGGATGTTGAACCCAGTGAGGCGCTTTATTTGTCCGCCCGCAATCTGCCCGCGGTGGAGGTGCTGGCGGCGGCAGAGATTGATCCGGTGAGCCTGGTGGGCTTTGACAAGACCGTGGTTAGCAAATCTGCGGTGGAACAGATCGGAGAAGCCCTGTCATGA